One genomic segment of Clostridium saccharoperbutylacetonicum N1-4(HMT) includes these proteins:
- a CDS encoding branched-chain amino acid ABC transporter permease has protein sequence MDFTTFMQNLANGISLGSLYALIAIGYTMVYGILKLINFAHGDIFMMGAYFAFFGIATFGLPWYFAFIIAIVITAVLGMGIEFAAYRPLRNAPKISVLISAIGVSFLLENLAVVLFGGRPKAFPDIKLFTNVMVIGGVSIQNLTFIIPIVTIILLFILLHLVNNTNVGMAMRAASKDVETARLMGINVNRIISFTFAIGSGLAAVGSMMWCVKYPQIVALMGMMPGLKCFIAAVIGGIGDIKGAVIGGFILGLTEIMLVGFFPALTGYRDALAFVLLIIILLFKPTGIMGKNLTEKV, from the coding sequence ATGGATTTTACAACATTCATGCAAAACTTGGCAAATGGGATTTCACTGGGAAGCTTATATGCCTTAATAGCTATTGGTTATACAATGGTTTATGGAATACTAAAGCTTATAAACTTTGCTCATGGAGATATATTTATGATGGGGGCATACTTCGCATTCTTTGGAATAGCAACGTTTGGACTACCTTGGTACTTTGCTTTTATAATAGCTATTGTAATTACAGCAGTACTTGGAATGGGAATTGAGTTTGCAGCGTACAGACCACTTAGAAATGCACCTAAGATTTCAGTTTTGATTTCTGCAATTGGTGTGTCTTTCTTACTTGAAAATTTAGCGGTTGTTTTATTTGGGGGAAGACCTAAGGCATTCCCTGATATAAAATTATTTACTAACGTTATGGTTATAGGTGGGGTTTCGATTCAAAATCTTACTTTTATCATTCCAATAGTTACTATAATTTTATTATTCATTTTATTACATCTTGTTAATAATACAAATGTTGGTATGGCTATGAGAGCTGCATCTAAGGATGTAGAAACTGCAAGACTTATGGGTATAAACGTGAATAGAATAATATCTTTTACTTTTGCAATAGGTTCAGGACTTGCAGCTGTAGGATCAATGATGTGGTGTGTGAAATATCCACAGATAGTTGCTCTTATGGGGATGATGCCAGGATTAAAATGCTTTATAGCTGCTGTAATAGGTGGTATTGGAGATATTAAAGGTGCAGTTATTGGTGGATTTATTCTTGGACTAACAGAAATCATGTTAGTTGGATTCTTTCCAGCATTAACTGGATATAGAGATGCATTAGCTTTCGTTTTATTAATTATAATATTATTATTTAAGCCTACTGGAATTATGGGCAAAAATCTAACAGAGAAGGTGTAA